In the Arthrobacter sp. 31Y genome, one interval contains:
- a CDS encoding PucR family transcriptional regulator, with product MQQDVEQIVERVALKLGRGLSLEDLDGVLLAYSSNQSHADRVRVNFLLSKRVPSDVSAWQLAHGISTAVRPVVVPANDELGMLGRVCVPLLVRGFRVGYLWVQLDLEEQSATAILAELPGVRDELDLLAGLLLDSNTAESEFRRRREQDFLSACGGESNAVAAVAGWKEIQGRGPWQLVTILDPDGARSDVDPIAATLTHRSAALQSTIGVNAALFSAGTETHSVVLFRESGGRADHAQVLVHYQLELAKRAGRKVDRVILGISEPFQVIRQLSGAYRQSKVAAQAAAVDQPLGELVESRAVGVYQLFDRLVAPGGWDDTGSVHFRALEDHDKNGELLPVLELLYDNDGSVQDVAAKLHLHRSSIYNRLGRIRQLIGADPLSGAIRLELHAALKARRWAGRPRI from the coding sequence GCCGACCGGGTCCGCGTAAACTTCCTCCTCAGCAAGCGGGTTCCCAGCGACGTCAGTGCCTGGCAGCTCGCTCACGGCATCTCCACGGCCGTGCGTCCTGTGGTGGTTCCGGCAAACGACGAGCTCGGCATGCTGGGCCGCGTCTGCGTGCCGCTCCTGGTCCGCGGTTTCCGGGTGGGGTACTTGTGGGTGCAGCTGGACCTTGAAGAACAGAGTGCGACGGCGATACTCGCCGAGCTGCCCGGCGTTCGGGATGAGCTGGACCTCTTGGCGGGCTTGCTCCTGGATTCGAACACGGCCGAATCGGAGTTTCGTAGAAGGCGAGAACAGGACTTCCTGTCAGCCTGCGGCGGCGAATCGAACGCCGTGGCCGCCGTCGCCGGGTGGAAGGAAATCCAAGGCCGCGGTCCGTGGCAGCTGGTGACCATCCTCGATCCCGACGGCGCGAGGTCCGACGTCGACCCCATTGCCGCTACCTTGACGCATCGATCTGCGGCGCTGCAGTCCACCATCGGCGTCAACGCGGCTCTGTTCAGTGCCGGGACGGAGACGCATTCGGTGGTCCTGTTCCGTGAGTCGGGCGGCCGGGCGGACCACGCCCAGGTGCTGGTGCACTATCAACTGGAGCTGGCGAAACGCGCAGGCCGCAAGGTGGACAGGGTGATCCTGGGAATCAGTGAACCCTTCCAGGTCATCCGGCAGCTATCGGGCGCCTACCGGCAATCCAAGGTTGCTGCCCAAGCTGCCGCGGTGGACCAGCCCTTGGGGGAGCTCGTGGAGAGCCGGGCTGTTGGTGTGTATCAACTTTTCGATCGTCTGGTGGCACCCGGCGGCTGGGACGACACGGGATCGGTCCATTTTCGGGCACTTGAGGATCACGACAAGAACGGCGAGCTCCTTCCCGTCCTGGAACTGCTCTATGACAACGACGGCTCAGTTCAGGATGTCGCCGCGAAACTTCATCTCCACAGGAGCAGTATCTACAACCGGCTCGGGCGGATCCGCCAGCTCATCGGAGCTGATCCTTTGAGCGGCGCGATCCGGCTCGAATTGCATGCGGCCCTGAAGGCGCGGCGCTGGGCAGGGCGCCCGCGGATCTAA